The following proteins are co-located in the Clostridiales bacterium genome:
- a CDS encoding S-layer homology domain-containing protein — translation MRKKYIASVLAAIITVAAGTVWSFALQEQEDTGPAKALDLTESKRTFSDIKGHWAEGIIQEAAALNIVGGYPGGTYFPDHLIKREEFFQLLTNILTNRPDISGTKIPFADVKEGSWYVPAIKAAVAAGITDGYQDGTFGVGRMISRQEAAKVAGSVISRPAKQMVQGEEEAGGTVASGVAGDSDLPAGSSAVIGSSAAKALDRDAIADWAYDYVDLMFRKGYMKGDSAGNFRPTMALTRAEAAAILLSIKKNEPVISPNADGFEITSCMTEHEGHEGVFINGEGTAAEPYEIASEEQLNHLRMHADDGAYYILTKNIAITKSYAQSGSQTGSGEPDWSAGNFVPIGSKAQPFKGTLDGNGYTVSGLNIYCKDDRNSGAAGEANQSCVGLFGVLAKESSVTNLIIDASNIQGGQYTGALAGYSEGLIENCRLGPKGIVTGLDVAGGLVGLLDQNAEISKSRNSGSVEGNSAGGIVGNNRGIVIDCYNMGKIDASENAGGIAAYQTNGEGRITRCYNEGRVNSKNFAGGIVGDNGAKTDNCYNSGRISAIKFSGGIAGNNADTITHVYGAGVVTGDGGAGSIAGKNAGAIRKAFWLGTTAASGIGVPGQNGSEETVRKLTHEELSGQTKILTDTGYESVLNILNESEKTWKFLYSYLPSENVEKDKFSDEGGSTQPDGSQSEESRGNVIDPNDLATKYLYPVLIQ, via the coding sequence ATGAGGAAAAAATATATTGCTTCCGTACTTGCCGCAATCATCACTGTGGCGGCGGGTACCGTGTGGAGCTTTGCTTTGCAGGAGCAGGAAGATACAGGGCCAGCTAAAGCGTTGGATTTGACAGAATCCAAGCGCACCTTTTCAGATATTAAGGGTCACTGGGCAGAGGGGATCATCCAGGAAGCCGCTGCTCTCAATATCGTAGGAGGATACCCCGGTGGTACATATTTTCCTGATCATCTGATTAAGAGAGAGGAATTCTTTCAGCTACTGACCAATATTTTAACAAATCGACCGGACATTTCGGGAACAAAAATACCCTTTGCCGACGTCAAAGAAGGTAGCTGGTATGTTCCAGCCATAAAAGCGGCAGTTGCCGCAGGCATTACAGACGGCTATCAGGACGGTACCTTTGGAGTCGGTCGGATGATCAGCAGGCAGGAAGCAGCAAAGGTGGCTGGATCGGTTATTTCCCGCCCTGCTAAGCAAATGGTACAGGGAGAAGAGGAGGCGGGGGGAACGGTCGCTTCTGGCGTTGCGGGTGATTCGGACCTTCCTGCTGGATCAAGCGCTGTGATTGGATCGAGTGCGGCAAAGGCCCTTGATCGAGACGCCATTGCAGACTGGGCATATGACTATGTAGATTTGATGTTTCGGAAAGGATACATGAAAGGGGATTCGGCAGGAAATTTTCGTCCAACAATGGCCCTGACCAGGGCGGAAGCTGCAGCAATCCTTCTAAGCATAAAAAAGAACGAGCCTGTTATATCGCCAAATGCCGATGGGTTTGAAATTACAAGCTGTATGACAGAGCATGAAGGTCATGAAGGAGTTTTTATAAACGGTGAAGGCACAGCGGCCGAACCGTATGAAATCGCCTCGGAAGAACAGCTAAACCACCTTCGGATGCATGCTGATGACGGAGCGTATTACATCCTTACAAAAAACATCGCAATCACTAAGAGTTATGCGCAAAGCGGTTCTCAGACGGGGTCAGGTGAACCGGATTGGAGTGCGGGAAACTTTGTTCCCATAGGAAGCAAAGCCCAACCCTTTAAAGGAACACTTGATGGAAACGGATATACTGTCAGCGGGCTTAATATATACTGCAAAGATGACAGAAACTCCGGGGCGGCTGGTGAAGCGAATCAAAGCTGCGTGGGCTTGTTCGGTGTACTGGCAAAAGAATCTTCGGTTACGAATTTAATCATTGATGCCTCCAATATTCAAGGCGGACAGTACACCGGAGCGCTGGCGGGTTATAGTGAAGGGCTCATCGAGAATTGCAGGCTTGGACCAAAGGGCATCGTGACAGGCTTGGATGTGGCAGGCGGCCTTGTGGGGTTGCTTGATCAAAACGCGGAGATATCAAAGAGTAGAAATAGCGGATCGGTGGAAGGCAATTCCGCAGGAGGAATCGTTGGAAATAACCGAGGAATTGTGATTGACTGCTATAATATGGGGAAAATCGATGCCTCCGAAAATGCAGGCGGTATTGCGGCATATCAAACAAACGGAGAAGGAAGGATTACCCGATGCTACAATGAAGGCAGGGTAAACTCAAAGAACTTCGCAGGCGGGATTGTTGGAGACAATGGAGCGAAAACGGACAACTGCTATAATTCAGGAAGAATCTCAGCTATAAAATTTTCCGGCGGAATTGCAGGAAACAATGCGGATACCATAACGCATGTCTACGGAGCCGGGGTGGTTACCGGAGACGGCGGTGCAGGGAGCATCGCTGGAAAGAATGCGGGGGCGATCCGCAAGGCGTTTTGGCTGGGAACCACGGCAGCTTCCGGAATCGGCGTTCCCGGACAAAATGGGAGCGAAGAAACTGTCAGAAAACTGACCCATGAGGAATTGTCAGGGCAGACCAAGATCTTGACGGACACAGGATATGAGTCAGTCTTGAATATCTTAAATGAAAGCGAAAAAACCTGGAAATTCCTTTATTCCTATCTCCCTTCAGAGAACGTGGAGAAGGATAAATTTTCAGACGAAGGGGGCAGCACTCAGCCGGATGGAAGTCAGAGTGAAGAAAGTCGGGGCAATGTGATTGACCCTAATGATCTTGCGACAAAATACCTCTATCCTGTGCTGATTCAGTGA